Proteins from a genomic interval of Phlebotomus papatasi isolate M1 chromosome 3, Ppap_2.1, whole genome shotgun sequence:
- the LOC129807378 gene encoding type-1 angiotensin II receptor-associated protein-like produces the protein MDFRAIMSSSFVRVKLVTFVHLTLISNALLSSWSPPAYLFYNVFFIVSLYWALHSKESVDAVYMATLIDGSSFFLDLFCIIGYFSAHNWWSVTFAIVNLVVRPFSTLLLQRELTERGGSLNPAAIFPTTEQRSYEDIDRTTNQSVPTNQPPPTTVTF, from the exons ATGGATTTTCGTGCCATTATGTCGTCATCATTTGTTCGGGTCAAG CTCGTCACTTTTGTGCACCTGACTCTAATCTCAAATGCTCTGCTGAGTAGCTGGAGTCCACCTGCTTATCTCTTCTACAATGTCTTCTTCATTGTCAGCCTCTATTGGGCTCTGCATAGCAAAGAATCCGTTGATGCTGTGTACATG GCCACCCTAATTGATGGTTCCAGTTTCTTTCTGGATCTCTTCTGCATCATTGGGTACTTTTCCGCTCACA ATTGGTGGTCAGTGACCTTTGCCATCGTAAATTTAGTCGTTAGGCCCTTTTCCACTCTCCTGCTTCAGCGCGAATTGACGGAGAGGGGTGGAAGTCTCAATCCGGCAGCAATTTTTCCAACCACAGAACAGAGAAGTTACGAGGATATTGATCGGACGACCAATCAGAGTGTTCCCACGAACCAACCACCCCCAACAACAGTCACATTTTAA
- the LOC129807380 gene encoding uncharacterized protein LOC129807380 — MWVKRILLLCIISFISLILCSSLLISGYEIQEKLYDKPELEEVRATVSANKQNFKKGEEVVVTCRCNGSSHITVDWGYMNKKGKITNGTKVLTSESIHRISDTETEFEAHYKILESSIIICECQGIKDYATSIVSVYVTELNDPVEIFAPIDQPLEQESFEMICAADSANFSETAWYKDNVLLEADNTKTVYTNLSNNSVMRVLKFNWITKNDTGMYECQALEKSPFFSDSDEVKMVNIQRVVKYIDVGERPPENINEEVFENFNTKSVEIFANSPRFIAQFEEDIKKIVEKSHFDIIIACIILGIVIVCITIAIAYCLKIRQQKRNQDKIYEMQVLKNNERTQSFAEQGTADPSYRPLISPTPDIIQIHQNPFSKNKSEENTLLANFISAQRSAPIERFPVIPEQSALEMPRSRTGIYETDQDPTSSPLIRLSQILDQAVEMGNQETTEEEYIPIRKVILPRSLSYIRRSAEILKKRARSFHLQGEVLDEFMAICQEYEFPATSLKFTKNLGVGAFGIVRHAFAYGLVPNEEKTEVAVKSIKNNHKHGKDALLSEIKIMVHIGQHLNVVNLMGIVTENISKGDFMIMVEYCSRGNIREFLKNNRHNFVNEINPETGSIDSASHHIVLREQRTLTTSHLLSWSFQVARGMDFLSSKRVIHGDLAARNILLCHDNFVKICDFGLARFKQESNYYRKRTSGLIPVKWIALESFNANIFSTYSDVWSFGVVLWELFSLGEEPYPETELSQVYTKLLEGYRMQKPRYATEDLYQIMIRCWMENIKARPSFAELETILGKMLNLRIRDYVVSSNEPYLIMNREVEKYQQNTNYVELICDASQNYQNL; from the exons ATGTGGGTGAAAAGGATTTTATTGCTGTGCATAATTAGTTTTATAAGTTTAATATTATGTAGTTCTCTTCTAATATCTGGATATGAGATACAGGAAAAACTCTATG ATAAACCAGAATTGGAAGAAGTCCGTGCGACAGTATCagcaaataaacaaaatttcaaaaaaggaGAGGAGGTTGTTGTAACATGCAGGTGCAATGGGTCCTCTCATATTACAGTTGACTGGGGGTATATGAATAAAAAGGGAAAAATTACTAATGGAACTAAGGTCCTTACAAGTGAATCAATCCATCGAATATCTGACACGGAAACAGAATTTGAAGCTCATTACAAAATTCTGGAGTCATCGATAATCATTTGTGAATGCCAAGGTATTAAGGACTACGCTACTTCCATAGTAAGCGTCTACGTCACTGAACTTAATGATCCTGTAGAGATCTTTGCTCCTATCGATCAGCCATTGGAACAAGAAAGCTTCGAAATGATTTGTGCTGCGGATTCGGCAAACTTTAGCGAGACAGCTTGGTACAAAGATAATGTTCTACTGGAggcagataatacgaaaactgTGTATACCAACTTATCAAACAATTCAGTGATGAgagttttaaaattcaattggatTACAAAGAATGACACAGGGATGTACGAGTGCCAAGCACTAGAAAAATCGCCATTCTTTAGTGATTCCGATGAAGTTAAGATGGTTAATATCCAGAGAGTAGTTAAGTATATTGACGTAGGGGAACGTCCTCCTGAAAATATCAACGAAgaagtatttgaaaattttaatacaaaaagtGTGGAAATATTTGCAAACTCCCCAAGGTTCATTGCACAATTTGAAGAAGACatcaaaaaaatcgttgaaaagTCGCATTTTG ATATCATAATAGCGTGCATCATATTAGGAATCGTAATCGTGTGCATAACAATAGCTATAGCTTATTGTCTGAAGATTAGACAACAAAAACGCAATCAAGATAAAATTTACGAAATGCAAGTTCTAAAGAACAACGAAAGAACGCAATCGTTTGCAGAGCAAGGAACAGCAGATCCTTCATATCGGCCTCTTATCTCTCCAACACCAGATATAATTCAGATTCATCAAAATCCCTTTTCCAAAAACAAATCTGAGGAAAATACACTCCTTGCCAATTTCATATCTGCCCAGAGATCCGCTCCTATTGAACGATTCCCAGTGATACCCGAACAATCTGCTCTGGAAATGCCAAGAAGTCGAACTGGTATATATGAAACCGATCAAGACCCTACATCATCGCCTTTAATTCGGCTTAGCCAAATCCTAGATCAAGCAGTGGAAATGGGAAATCAAGAGACTACCGAAGAAGAGTACATCCCAATTCGAAAAGTCATACTACCCCGATCCCTATCGTACATCCGAAGATCAGCTGAGATTTTAAAGAAACGCGCACGAAGCTTTCATCTTCAGGGTGAAGTTCTCGATGAATTCATGGCAATTTGCCAGGAATACGAATTCCCCGCAACAAGTCTGAAATTTACCAAAAATCTAGGCGTTGGAGCATTTGGTATTGTACGACATGCATTCGCATATGGACTTGTTCCGAATGAGGAGAAAACTGAAGTTGCAGTGAAGAGTATCAAAAACAATCACAAGCACGGGAAGGATGCTCTTCTGTCCGAAATCAAGATAATGGTTCACATTGGTCAGCATCTCAATGTGGTCAATCTCATGGGAATAGTTACAGAAAACATTTCTAAAG GAGACTTTATGATTATGGTGGAATATTGCTCACGTGGAAACATCCGTGAATTCCTTAAAAATAACAGGCACAATTTTGTGAATGAAATCAATCCAGAAACTGGCTCTATTGATTCTGCATCTCACCATATTGTTTTAAGGGAACAAAg AACCCTTACAACGTCCCATCTCCTCAGTTGGTCTTTCCAAGTTGCAAGAGGAATGGATTTTCTATCATCAAAGAGAGTTATTCACGGAGATTTGGCTGCAAGAAATATTCTTCTCTGTCacgataattttgtgaaaatttgcgATTTTGGTCTTGCTCGATTTAAGCAAGAAAGCAATTACTACAGGAAGAGAACCAGTGGACTTATACCCGTGAAATGGATTGCCCTGGAATCCTTCAATGCTAACATATTTAGCACATATTCCGATGTTTGGTCCTTTGGCGTCGTTCTCTGGGAACTCTTCTCTCTTGGGGAAGAACCCTACCCAGAAACTGAATTAAGCCAAGTTTATACGAAATTGCTTGAAGGATATCGTATGCAAAAACCAAGATATGCAACTGAagattt GTATCAGATCATGATAAGATGCTGGATGGAAAATATAAAAGCTAGACCATCATTTGCAGAATTGGAAACTATACTCGGAAAAATGCTGAATTTGAGGATTCGGGACTACGTTGTATCTTCCAATGAACCGTATTTGATAATGAACAGAGAAGTTGAGAAGTATCAGCAGAATACAAACTATGTTGAATTGATATGCGATGCTTCCCAAAATTACCAGAATTTGTAA